TCAGATTCATTTGCGCCGGTAATCACGAGTTTGCCACTGCCGAACAAGAGAACGACGACGTCGGGGTCGTCAAGCCGGTAGACAAGGCCAGGGAACTGTTCGGGTTCATACTCGATTTGCTCTAAGCCGAGCCCGATTGCGATTGCGTTCAAGTTCAGCGACTGCTCGAGGCTGGCACTGGAGACGATGTTTTGCACCTCGATCGGCGGATTACTCGCGACATCGATGCCTAACTCGCGGATATCATCGAAAACGATCCCGAGGGCTTCGTGAACGTCATCGACGCTTTTCGCACCAGTGCAGACGACTTTGCCCGACCGGAAGATCAGCGTGGCTGACTTCGGTTCCTGGAGGCGGTAGACGATTCCCGGAAAGTCCTCGGGGTTGTACTCGGCGCCGGGAAGG
The DNA window shown above is from Halostella litorea and carries:
- a CDS encoding TATA-box-binding protein; the protein is MSTLADTIHIENVVASSDLGQELALDQLSTDLPGAEYNPEDFPGIVYRLQEPKSATLIFRSGKVVCTGAKSVDDVHEALGIVFDDIRELGIDVASNPPIEVQNIVSSASLEQSLNLNAIAIGLGLEQIEYEPEQFPGLVYRLDDPDVVVLLFGSGKLVITGANESEDAKHALGHVKDRLTELGLLE